The sequence gcaccagactgaacatcgactcgttgcaccctttattggttaattgtctgctagctttatctcgagaatttcactctcgagattcgctcgaaatctgttcggacacgatcgggagccgatgtgccttcttcagaagtcgttgtgagactgtgtcgattgacagccgaaaacgtcgccgcgttgctccaattagccgttccgcggcgctgtccaaatttcggcagtcgatctttgtctaattctctacgcgctactctcgcacggtactgacgtcatcaacaccgttagcacactcgaatcgaaggtaatgagccgttaccgatggcagaaaaactagtaatacacgcgtttttctatcactgtttcctgtacaaatcctattagagataatctccttcgaattgtacgttaacaggattaacggtaatcgcggccgaggacaatcgctcggcattatgcaaatctttaaacataccgccccccttgcacggctcgTGCAATGAACCAGGGAGCGATAAAACCGATCGGCCAAGATCCGAGTGAGAGTAGGCGCGTACACAATTCAAATATGTAATGTACTTACAATTTTTGGAGGGTCCGGCAGTATTCCTTCCCTGCATCATCTGCAGGGAAGTAAGAACGGCCTGAATCGCCTTCATAGGCAGGTCGTTGTTTGGTGCCCTATTTGGATTGCCGGGCCTCCAGCGTCGCCTCTCTCTGCGGGTTTCCGGCCGCTGTATCCTCGGATTTGCTGACCCTTCGGCCGCGGAGGGCTTGCGATGCCGGTTCCTTCTTTTCCGTGCCGTCTCGCCCTTGGCTGCGGTCGTGGTTGTAGCCGCGACTGGTGCAGCGGCTGAGGTGGAGGCTGCGGCTGGGacggcggcggcggtggtgtTGACCTCCGTCGACTGGTCCTCCCGATAAAGGCAGGATTTTAGACTGCCGTCCTTCGCCCACCGTAGCACATATCGTCCGCCCGGTACCGGGCATTTGTATCGGCGTGTGGTGGTCGGGATGTGCGCCGGGACGGTGATCATCTGGCGGCCCACCGGGAACAGCAGCGGGGGTTGTACGCCCCCGCTGGTCGTCGGTGCCGGCTGATCATCTCCCTCTGGTTTCAGGTTGGCCGTGGCCAGCTCGCCGAGTTGAAGAATTCGCTCAAATGCTATGTCGAACCCGGGGGACGACACTCCCGTTTCCGGCGTACTCGCACTTTCGTTCTCCATTGTTAATCAGTAACTGATCTTTTCCGGCGAGGTGTCGTACGAATTTCGATTTAGGGGCGCTAGCGTAGGCTCAGTGTCCCCGTACCTAAGCGATAACGAGATTGGCGGATTTTTCCCCCTACTTTTCGTTTTCGCACAGGAGACAAGTGGCCGGTGAGAATCAACCGTTCTCACCTTCcaaaatccttgccttttcgaacTCGAACGGTTTTGTTTAGATCACCTGCTCGGCTTCGGGAACCGTCGCCGAAGGTGACTCAAACAAAGACTCAGCCACAGGCAGCGTACACAATCGCGTAATTGGTCGCGTATATGTGGATTTGGCTGTGCGTACTTTAACTACACGTACATGCCCATCCTTTCCCGGAAAtacttcctctattcttcccatttcccactgattcggggggaggagaggattctgcactaaaacaagatcattcttttttaggcgtgtattttccgtctgccatttgtagcggttctggaggtgcatgaGATAATCTCTTGTCCAGTGCCTCCAGAgctgctcgtggaatttttgcataGTTCTCCATCTTGTCAGATGCGAAATATTAACATTTTCCACGGATTCCATTGGGGGTGCCATCATGGGCCCTCCAATTAGGAAGTgtgccggtgtgagcggcgcataatcatcagggctatcactcagagcggcaatcggtcgcgagtttaaactggcttcgattttacagagtaacgtcTGTAATTCCTCGCTCGTGGGAGTGAATTCTCCTATGATGCGCTTTAAATGATGCTTCACAGATTTGACTCCGGCTTCCTGCATCCCACCGAAATGGGGGGCACTGGGTGGGTTAAACTGCCACCGAATGCCCTTTTCGCCGCATTGGTTTTGCATTTCCGGCGTTTTACACACCTTATTGAAATGTTTTCTCAATTCACGATCTGCACCGACGAAGTTTGTCCCATTGTCACTGCGTATGCAAGACGGGATTCCTCGTCGGGCCATGAACCGATCCAATGCAGCCAAAAATGCACTCGTCGTGTAATCATGGACGAGTTCAATATGTATGGCCCTTGTAGCGAAGCAGACGAAAACTGCGATATACGCTTTATGAGCTGTTTTtcctcggcccgcggagtcgcgGACTTTATACGGTCCCGCATAATCGACTCCGCAGTTTAAAAAAGCCCTTGCTGCACGGCtgcgttctggggtcaaatcctgcatgatttgcgtggaggtttgtgCCCTCCATCTTACGCATTTCATACATTGATGGATGACCTTGCGAGCCGTGGTTCGGCAACCGAGGATCCAAAATTGTTGCTTTACCATGGATATCGTCAGCTGCaagcccccgtgcaacgtatttacgtggcactgccgaattatcatggtaGACACATGGTGTTTTGGcagaattatggggtgcttcgcTTCCCATGCCAGCGTCGCATTCTCCAGTCGTCCACCGACCCTCAAAACGTCATTCGTGTCGaggaaagggttcagactttttaacggagatttTGCGGGAATTTCcctgtgcttttttaaacactggTACTCGCCCGCAAAATGCgttcgctggatgtagcggacgatTCTTTCCTTGGCCAGCTTCAATTCTGATGCTTCGACAACGTTGGCATcgaacgaccttcgctcaccttgcatcggtctacGTAATCGGAGACAATATGCAgtcacgcgaagtagcttactccaggttgagaatcggaatacaaattcccattccttgTCTGGAGTTGCAACGTGGGCGTGCGGAATGCGCTTGCCCTCGGTCGTATCGATGGAatcaggcgttttcggccaattttcctcTCGTTGTCTTAACCATGCTGGACCAGAAATCCACAGCTTCGATTGAATGAGCTCCTCCGCTTCGACACCGCGCGAATTCAAATCCGCGGGATTGGAGCGGATGGGAACATGTCTCCATTCAGCTTTCGGAAGCATGGTCTGGATTTTCGCGACTCGGTTGGCTATCACAACCTTCCAAGTCGAAGCATGTTTTTTCAACCAAGCTAGTGCAATGGtggaatctgaccaacagattATACGGTCAATTTTTATGGACAATGACCGTTCCACGTGCACTGCGAGCTCGGTAAGCAGTACGGCTCCGTTCAATTCGAGAatcggaattgactgcgttttaatcggagcCACCCTCGTTTTTGCCATGATCAAGGTTGTGAAAATTTCCTCGGTCAtggtcgtcacgcgtaaatacgtgacggccgaGTACGCTCCGAGTGAagcatcgcagaatccgtgtaattccacCCAAACTGCATCTGCTCCGTAACGGATCCATCTgggaaattttactttttccaaACTGCTCCAATCCTCGcaaaacgtgttccacgtttttagcgtattcgcggagacatgatcgtcccactggattttttccagccattgggactgcatcaaaatcttcgcgcgaattacgactggtgataaccagccgagcggatcgtatAGTTTGGCTATTTCAGAAAACAAAGTTCGCTTTGTAATCGGGCCTGCAGCCGGTTGGAACCGTTGCaggttgaaatagaaataatctcccgATGGTATCCATCGCAATCCAAGCACCTTGagttcggaatcatcgaacaaggtGAGGTCGACAGCGTGGGAGTGAGAGCTTTGTGGGATGTTTCGTAGTAATTTCTGCGAGTtaccagcccactttctcaatttaaaCCCGCCGCCCTGTAAgagttcgcaaacttgaatacgaATTTTTTCCAACAAGGACGTGTCGGGTGCCCCCATAAATACGTCATCAACGTATATATCTTTCTCGAGTATCGGAGCGGCGAGAGGAAATCTGTCACCGTCCCGTTTTTTCAACTCGAGCAGAGTACGCATCGATAAATACGGTGCACACGCCGTTCCGTACGTAAcggtgttcaactcgaatgcttTACGCACTTCggtttcgggtgtgcgccataagatgcactgaaaacgacgatcctgcggggcgacgagaatttgccgaaacattttctcgataTCGGCCACCAGCACGTATTCGTACAGCCTCCATCTCGTCAAAacagacgtgatgtcgttctgcagtttcggacctacgtgtaggatgtcgttcaGGGATTGTCCGCCCACCGTACGGCTGGTCGCGTTAAACACGACTCGCAGTTTGGTGGTTGCACTCTCCGTTCGGataaccgctcgatgcggaatgtagagtCTGGATTTTTCAGAGGGCTCTATACGAGTCATGTGTTCCAACGACTCATACTCCGCGAGAAATTCTTCATATTCTCGTGCGAGGTTCTGATCCTTGTCCAATTTCCTTCTCATCCTAGTCAACGCGGAGAGAGCGATATGGAGTGAATCTCCCAGCGCTTCTTCCGGTTTCGGATGGTTAAACGGCAATCGGACAATAAACCGTCCCGTTGCATCCCGTGCGACAGTCTTTTGGAAATGAGTTTCACACTCTTCCTCAGCTTTTGTAAGCACTGAGGTCGAGGGAATTTCTTCAATTTCCCAGAACCGTCGAATCGCGTAATCCAGCGATTCAAGTACGTTGCAATGCAACGTTCGCACGTGACACCGGGCCTTGCTTGCTGCATTTATTGGTCCGGATAATATCCAgccgaatgcagtttcttgtgcaATTGGCCCTTCGGGCGCTATTCGTCGGAATCCCGATCGAATAACTTGGGCGTACAGATCCGCGCCGATCAAAACTTCAATGTTTTGTCCGGACGCGGGTTCGGGGTCTGCGAGCATAAGGTTTCGTAACGCGTCGTTATTGAACACGTTTACACACGGCGAGGCATAGTTCATGATTTTTGACACGACGTATGCTCTGGCCGAAACCATCGGGGTAACCCCGTTAGCCGCTCCCAGATTTAACCCTACACTGTACTTGATTTGTTGGGTTCGACCACCCCCCAAGCCCGATACCGTGGCTGAGGTTTTCCTCCTCGGGAGGTTGAGGTCATTCCTCAATCTCGCCGAGATGAAGGATGTCTCGGACCCTTGATCCAACAGCGCGCGAGTTAAACGCGACGCGCCGTTTTCTCCGTACACTCGTACGATCGCGGTAGCTAACAGCACCGGCCTCGGTACGTCTGTACTCGCAGTACAGTGTGACGTAGTAGCCCGTGACGTCGTTGCTTGCGTCGTCGAGGTATCGGCGGCTCTCGCCTTAGCCGTACGGCGCGGTGGAGGGGCGTTATCCCGCCGCTCCTCACGCTTGCCGTtcgaaaatttcgttttcggCTTTTGGCTAGGAGCCTCTCTTTCGTATTGCTCGAAATGCAACAGGGCATGATGCCTGCCACTGCATCTCGAACAAACGTGTTGGCTCCGGCAACCCTTTGCGTCATGATCTAGGGCCAGACAGATTATACACCCTTGTCTGTCCCTTATGAGCTGGTATCGCACTCTTGTGGAAAAACTCTTAAATGCACCGCATTCGGTCAGTGCATGCGTTTGTCCGCAAATTATGCACTTCCGCTGCGCAGGGGGGGAGCCCACGACGGCGTTATGACTCCGTACTCGTGGCTTATGTTCCTTTTTTGAGGCAGTTTTGCGGTTATGTTCGTCAATGACGGTCATAGCGCGTGCTTCCTGGTCAAGGAATCTCAGGATCTCCTCAATCAACGGATATTCCGTTGACATCTTGAGGGATCGTTCCCATTCCCCTTGCAACGTAGCGTCAAATTGACTTGCTACGACGTGTGTTAGCAGCCAGCTAAGCTGCTCTTCCACAG is a genomic window of Colletes latitarsis isolate SP2378_abdomen unplaced genomic scaffold, iyColLati1 scaffold0007, whole genome shotgun sequence containing:
- the LOC143350591 gene encoding uncharacterized protein LOC143350591, whose product is MSVTKDPKWSDLEAHLEDLTRGMERINRASINLKKMGRAKYTEKILEERLNYVNTLWQQMNDQYKVVCRLLPPGERHSYELFQRDFMGETENEFLDFQAYVSTEITRITTGPRSVMPEIQQSIPIELPKMRLEKFDGDSSKWEHFEDLFTAGVINNPTLTDVQRLQYLNTCITGRAAAAIASLAITDKNFSVAWTTLKTEFGLPRLVLIKILDQILRLSKIRKGDLASVQQVTIGFRQALAILAKKGTVEEQLSWLLTHVVASQFDATLQGEWERSLKMSTEYPLIEEILRFLDQEARAMTVIDEHNRKTASKKEHKPRVRSHNAVVGSPPAQRKCIICGQTHALTECGAFKSFSTRVRYQLIRDRQGCIICLALDHDAKGCRSQHVCSRCSGRHHALLHFEQYEREAPSQKPKTKFSNGKREERRDNAPPPRRTAKARAADTSTTQATTSRATTSHCTASTDVPRPVLLATAIVRVYGENGASRLTRALLDQGSETSFISARLRNDLNLPRRKTSATVSGLGGGRTQQIKYSVGLNLGAANGVTPMVSARAYVVSKIMNYASPCVNVFNNDALRNLMLADPEPASGQNIEVLIGADLYAQVIRSGFRRIAPEGPIAQETAFGWILSGPINAASKARCHVRTLHCNVLESLDYAIRRFWEIEEIPSTSVLTKAEEECETHFQKTVARDATGRFIVRLPFNHPKPEEALGDSLHIALSALTRMRRKLDKDQNLAREYEEFLAEYESLEHMTRIEPSEKSRLYIPHRAVIRTESATTKLRVVFNATSRTVGGQSLNDILHGGGFKLRKWAGNSQKLLRNIPQSSHSHAVDLTLFDDSELKVLGLRWIPSGDYFYFNLQRYGDTEPTLAPLNRNSYDTSPEKISY